In Pseudoliparis swirei isolate HS2019 ecotype Mariana Trench chromosome 9, NWPU_hadal_v1, whole genome shotgun sequence, a genomic segment contains:
- the rarga gene encoding retinoic acid receptor gamma-A isoform X2: MFDCMEALGMGPRQLYDVTSRGACMLRKASPFFAGLDPFAWTGSASVQSVETQSTSSEEMVPSSPSPPPPPRVYKPCFVCQDKSSGYHYGVSSCEGCKGFFRRSIQKNMVYTCHRDKNCQINKVTRNRCQYCRLQKCFEVGMSKEAVRNDRNKKKKDVKEELVLPESYELSGELEELVNKVSKAHKETFPSLGQLGKYTTNSSSDTRVQLDLGLWDKFSELSTKCIIKIVEFAKRLPGFTTLTIADQITLLKSACLDILMLRICTRYTPEQDTMTFSDGLTLNRTQMHNAGFGPLTDLVFAFAGQLLPLEMDDTETGLLSAICLICGDRMDLEEPQKVDKLQEPLLEALKIYARRRRPNKPHMFPRMLMKITDLRGISTKGAERAITLKMEIPGPMPPLIREMLENPEAFEDQTEDNESPPPPPPPPPPPPPAQVKQEAEDEDDSWATENGSEPSPEEDEDDDDDVGDEDRDRGSDSDGEPWGVLDAIDGSRKGIVGRAQ; this comes from the exons CGGTGGAGACCCAGAGCACCAGCTCAGAGGAGATGGTACCCAGTTCTCCGtctccacctcccccacctCGTGTCTACAAGCCCTGCTTTGTGTGCCAGGACAAGTCCTCAGGGTACCACTACGGGGTCAGCTCCTGCGAGGGCTGCAAG GGTTTCTTCCGCCGCAGTATCCAGAAGAACATGGTGTACACCTGCCACCGAGACAAGAACTGTCAGATCAACAAGGTCACACGCAACCGTTGCCAATACTGCAGGCTGCAGAAGTGCTTTGAGGTCGGCATGTCCAAGGAAG cgGTGCGTAATGacagaaacaagaagaagaaggatgtgaAGGAGGAGTTGGTGCTACCAGAGAGCTATGAGCTCAGTGGAGAACTCGAGGAGTTGGTCAATAAAGTCAGCAAAGCTCACAAAGAAACCTTCCCGTCACTTGGCCAATTGGGCAAATATACCACC aacTCCAGCTCAGACACCCGTGTCCAGCTGGATCTGGGTTTATGGGACAAGTTCAGTGAGCTCTCCACCAAATGCATCATCAAGATTGTGGAATTCGCCAAGCGGCTGCCAGGTTTCACCACCCTCACCATCGCTGACCAGATCACTCTCCTTAAGTCGGCCTGCCTGGACATACTG ATGCTGAGGATCTGCACACGCTACACTCCAGAGCAGGACACGATGACCTTCTCAGATGGCCTGACTCTGAACCGAACTCAGATGCACAACGCCGGCTTCGGGCCTCTCACAGACCTGGTGTTTGCCTTTGCTGGCCAGCTTCTCCCCCTGGAGATGGACGACACAGAGACTGGCCTCCTCAGCGCCATCTGCCTCATCTGTGGAG ACCGTATGGATCTAGAGGAGCCCCAGAAAGTGGATAAGCTGCAAGAGCCTCTACTTGAGGCTCTGAAGATCtacgcccgccgccgccgccccaaCAAGCCTCACATGTTCCCCCGCATGCTGATGAAGATCACCGACCTCAGAGGCATCAGCACTAAGG GTGCAGAGAGAGCCATCACTCTGAAAATGGAGATCCCAGGGCCAATGCCTCCTTTGATCAGGGAGATGCTGGAGAACCCAGAGGCCTTCGAAGACCAAACAGAGGACAACGAGAGCCCACCAcctccgccaccgccgccgccacctccaccaccagccCAGGTCAAGcaggaggctgaggatgaggacgaCAGCTGGGCCACAGAGAACGGCAGCGAGCCGTCGccggaggaggatgaagacgacGATGACGACGTGGGGGATGAAGATCGAGACAGGGGCTCGGACAGTGATGGGGAGCCTTGGGGCGTTCTGGATGCCATAGATGGGTCGAGGAAAGGCATTGTTGGGAGGGCGCAGTGA
- the calcoco1a gene encoding calcium-binding and coiled-coil domain-containing protein 1 isoform X1, which yields MEKAWRVEFRNMGSSYFPQSRVDCHYTLSSQHSWASNDWIGLFKVGWSSVKNYHTFVWALAPADYQEGTDVNCCVHFQASYLPKSSSQNYEFVYIDAKGEVFSRSSNFTFCTPKPFEDLVTVEEEPHGEEGATDMLMVVPRSELLQGRLQECLRERAELLQAQEAANRQKEKDQQEDKRAREAWDRRRRGLESDIVRLQRELKHSREKMEEMEMQQKEERAFGELLAQEKSVLLDTSEASTLRIKELEEDIKTLTQRTVERETELESYICVHRIKERVRRAGTQRKEEESDRKSMQTKLAQTEGELRSLSKEFQFLRNSLAQRDTSVLQLQNSITTLTQKLTTAHRKEVENEATLKEMRSLRERLNLNERAADGLKSDLSAMVAQRDHGQTDLHQARLQAAQLTLQLADSSLAMREGRARWAQERQNLQRTAEKDHERLEKLNTEMQRMEERLQEERMERVKLEVELGREKDCNRVQLSETHRELQELKSSLRVGQKEKEQFLAEKQELMEYICQLEQKMGTVGSAKWSAAPIASTDRPGSVLSDSEDENPEALQPLRPQRPLGHYSLCELATPPPSPREVERSTVVINQPAPLSTPHQTDADTLAHSSDSEEESDTLKCGGHSTGEETALLLPEHIATVHSDLADTSLW from the exons ATGGAAAAGGCTTGGCGGGTggagttcaggaacatgggCAGCAGTTACTTCCCTCAGAGCAGAGTGGATTGCCACTACACACTTAGCTCACAGCACAGCTGGGCCAGCAATGACTGGATAGGGCTCTTCAAG GTTGGATGGTCGTCAGTGAAGAACTACCACACATTTGTCTGGGCACTGGCGCCGGCTGACTATCAAGAGGGCACAGATGTCAACTGTTGTGTGCACTTCCAGG CCTCCTACCTACCCAAGTCCAGCTCCCAAAATTATGAGTTTGTATATATTGATGCAAAGGGAGAAGTGTTCTCCCGCAGCTCCAACTTCACTTTCTGCACTCCGAAGCCATTTGAGGATCTGGTGACCGTTGAGGAGGAGCCCCATGGAGAGGAAGGAGCCACAGACATGTTGATGGTAGTGCCTCGCTCTGAACTGCTGCAG GGTCGACTGCAGGAATGTCTGCGAGAGCGCGCCGAGCTGCTGCAGGCGCAGGAGGCGGCAAACAGGCAGAAGGAgaaagaccagcaggaggacaaGAGGGCGAGGGAGGCCTGGGACCGAAGACGCAGAGGGCTGGAAAGCGATATCGTCAGGCTGCAGCGAGAGCTGAAGCACAGCcgagagaagatggaggagatggagatgcaGCAGAAG GAAGAGCGGGCTTTTGGAGAATTGCTAGCCCAGGAGAAAAGTGTTTTATTGGATACTAGCGAGGCGAGCACATTGCGAATcaaagagctggaggaggataTCAAAACCCTGACCCAGAGAACAGTGGAAAGAGAGACTGAGCTGGAAAG CTACATCTGTGTGCACAGGATAAAAGAAAGAGTACGGAGGGCAGGAActcagagaaaagaagaggagagtgaCAGAAAGAGCATGCAG ACAAAGCTGGCGCAGACAGAAGGTGAACTCCGAAGTCTGTCTAAGGAGTTCCAGTTCTTGAGGAATTCACTGGCCCAGAGAGACACAAGTGTCCTGCAGCTCCAAAACAGCATCACCACCCTCACCCAGAAGCTCACCACTGCCCACAGGAAAGAG GTGGAGAACGAGGCCACACTGAAGGAGATGCGGAGCCTGCGGGAGCGTCTGAACCTGAACGAGCGTGCTGCAGATGGCTTGAAGAGTGATCTAAGTGCCATGGTGGCCCAGAGGGATCACGGTCAGACAGACTTGCATCAGGCTCGCCTGCAGGCAGCCCAACTCACCCTTCAGCTTGCAGATTCTAGTCTGGCCATGAGAGAGGGACGAGCCCGTTGGGCCCAGGAGAGGCAGAACCTGCAGCGCACTGCTGAG AAGGACCACGAGCGTCTTGAGAAACTCAACACAGAGATGCAGAGGATGGAAgagaggctgcaggaggagaggatggagagagtgaAGCTGGAGGTTGAGCTTGGTAGAGAAAAGGATTGCAACCGG GTTCAGCTGAGTGAAACCCACAGGGAGCTCCAGGAGCTGAAGTCCAGCCTACGGGTTGGCCAAAAAGAGAAGGAGCAGTTCCTTGCAGAGAAACAG GAGTTAATGGAGTACATCTGTCAGCTGGAGCAGAAGATGGGAACAGTGGGCAGTGCCAAGTGGAGCGCTGCCCCGATTGCCTCTACAG ATCGGCCTGGCAGTGTGTTATCTGACTCTGAGGACGAGAACCCAGAAGCTTTGCAGCCCCTCCGTCCACAAAGACCTCTGGGACACTACAGCCTGTGTGAGCTAGCcaccccgcctccctcccccagggaggtggagaggagcacGGTGGTCATTAACCAGCCAGCCCCGCTCTCCACGCCGCACCAGACCGACGCCGACACTTTGGCGCACAGCTCTGATTCG GAGGAGGAATCTGATACACTTAAGTGCGGAGGACACAGCACTGGAGAGGAAACAGCACTTTTGCTGCCTGAACACATCGCCactgttcacag tgatCTGGCCGACACCTCGCTATGGTAA
- the calcoco1a gene encoding calcium-binding and coiled-coil domain-containing protein 1 isoform X2, whose translation MEKAWRVEFRNMGSSYFPQSRVDCHYTLSSQHSWASNDWIGLFKVGWSSVKNYHTFVWALAPADYQEGTDVNCCVHFQASYLPKSSSQNYEFVYIDAKGEVFSRSSNFTFCTPKPFEDLVTVEEEPHGEEGATDMLMVVPRSELLQGRLQECLRERAELLQAQEAANRQKEKDQQEDKRAREAWDRRRRGLESDIVRLQRELKHSREKMEEMEMQQKEERAFGELLAQEKSVLLDTSEASTLRIKELEEDIKTLTQRTVERETELERIKERVRRAGTQRKEEESDRKSMQTKLAQTEGELRSLSKEFQFLRNSLAQRDTSVLQLQNSITTLTQKLTTAHRKEVENEATLKEMRSLRERLNLNERAADGLKSDLSAMVAQRDHGQTDLHQARLQAAQLTLQLADSSLAMREGRARWAQERQNLQRTAEKDHERLEKLNTEMQRMEERLQEERMERVKLEVELGREKDCNRVQLSETHRELQELKSSLRVGQKEKEQFLAEKQELMEYICQLEQKMGTVGSAKWSAAPIASTDRPGSVLSDSEDENPEALQPLRPQRPLGHYSLCELATPPPSPREVERSTVVINQPAPLSTPHQTDADTLAHSSDSEEESDTLKCGGHSTGEETALLLPEHIATVHSDLADTSLW comes from the exons ATGGAAAAGGCTTGGCGGGTggagttcaggaacatgggCAGCAGTTACTTCCCTCAGAGCAGAGTGGATTGCCACTACACACTTAGCTCACAGCACAGCTGGGCCAGCAATGACTGGATAGGGCTCTTCAAG GTTGGATGGTCGTCAGTGAAGAACTACCACACATTTGTCTGGGCACTGGCGCCGGCTGACTATCAAGAGGGCACAGATGTCAACTGTTGTGTGCACTTCCAGG CCTCCTACCTACCCAAGTCCAGCTCCCAAAATTATGAGTTTGTATATATTGATGCAAAGGGAGAAGTGTTCTCCCGCAGCTCCAACTTCACTTTCTGCACTCCGAAGCCATTTGAGGATCTGGTGACCGTTGAGGAGGAGCCCCATGGAGAGGAAGGAGCCACAGACATGTTGATGGTAGTGCCTCGCTCTGAACTGCTGCAG GGTCGACTGCAGGAATGTCTGCGAGAGCGCGCCGAGCTGCTGCAGGCGCAGGAGGCGGCAAACAGGCAGAAGGAgaaagaccagcaggaggacaaGAGGGCGAGGGAGGCCTGGGACCGAAGACGCAGAGGGCTGGAAAGCGATATCGTCAGGCTGCAGCGAGAGCTGAAGCACAGCcgagagaagatggaggagatggagatgcaGCAGAAG GAAGAGCGGGCTTTTGGAGAATTGCTAGCCCAGGAGAAAAGTGTTTTATTGGATACTAGCGAGGCGAGCACATTGCGAATcaaagagctggaggaggataTCAAAACCCTGACCCAGAGAACAGTGGAAAGAGAGACTGAGCTGGAAAG GATAAAAGAAAGAGTACGGAGGGCAGGAActcagagaaaagaagaggagagtgaCAGAAAGAGCATGCAG ACAAAGCTGGCGCAGACAGAAGGTGAACTCCGAAGTCTGTCTAAGGAGTTCCAGTTCTTGAGGAATTCACTGGCCCAGAGAGACACAAGTGTCCTGCAGCTCCAAAACAGCATCACCACCCTCACCCAGAAGCTCACCACTGCCCACAGGAAAGAG GTGGAGAACGAGGCCACACTGAAGGAGATGCGGAGCCTGCGGGAGCGTCTGAACCTGAACGAGCGTGCTGCAGATGGCTTGAAGAGTGATCTAAGTGCCATGGTGGCCCAGAGGGATCACGGTCAGACAGACTTGCATCAGGCTCGCCTGCAGGCAGCCCAACTCACCCTTCAGCTTGCAGATTCTAGTCTGGCCATGAGAGAGGGACGAGCCCGTTGGGCCCAGGAGAGGCAGAACCTGCAGCGCACTGCTGAG AAGGACCACGAGCGTCTTGAGAAACTCAACACAGAGATGCAGAGGATGGAAgagaggctgcaggaggagaggatggagagagtgaAGCTGGAGGTTGAGCTTGGTAGAGAAAAGGATTGCAACCGG GTTCAGCTGAGTGAAACCCACAGGGAGCTCCAGGAGCTGAAGTCCAGCCTACGGGTTGGCCAAAAAGAGAAGGAGCAGTTCCTTGCAGAGAAACAG GAGTTAATGGAGTACATCTGTCAGCTGGAGCAGAAGATGGGAACAGTGGGCAGTGCCAAGTGGAGCGCTGCCCCGATTGCCTCTACAG ATCGGCCTGGCAGTGTGTTATCTGACTCTGAGGACGAGAACCCAGAAGCTTTGCAGCCCCTCCGTCCACAAAGACCTCTGGGACACTACAGCCTGTGTGAGCTAGCcaccccgcctccctcccccagggaggtggagaggagcacGGTGGTCATTAACCAGCCAGCCCCGCTCTCCACGCCGCACCAGACCGACGCCGACACTTTGGCGCACAGCTCTGATTCG GAGGAGGAATCTGATACACTTAAGTGCGGAGGACACAGCACTGGAGAGGAAACAGCACTTTTGCTGCCTGAACACATCGCCactgttcacag tgatCTGGCCGACACCTCGCTATGGTAA